One window of the Clostridia bacterium genome contains the following:
- a CDS encoding TadE/TadG family type IV pilus assembly protein — protein sequence MQANRPTRRGSRQAGQSLIETALLIPLLLLLVFNVINFGYYFIVALQLASAPREGVEYSIQGFQTPGQVNLAPAGPASNTMSVSYLTYQDMNRLAGSASTPMRVCTKSIAGGTNGTGSSQTAKCAYFNGASSATFTGPASDPEAPLFVLHRVDVQYTITPIIPAEVFGLTVLPNLTFHRQVSMRAMD from the coding sequence ATGCAAGCTAACCGACCCACACGCCGAGGTTCTCGACAAGCGGGGCAGAGCCTCATCGAAACCGCGCTGCTAATTCCGCTCTTATTGCTGCTCGTTTTCAATGTCATCAATTTCGGCTACTACTTCATCGTGGCTCTGCAATTAGCTTCTGCCCCGCGCGAAGGAGTTGAATACTCCATACAGGGATTTCAAACGCCTGGCCAGGTTAACCTCGCTCCGGCCGGTCCCGCGTCGAATACCATGTCCGTCAGCTATCTCACATACCAGGACATGAACCGGCTCGCCGGCAGTGCAAGTACGCCAATGCGTGTGTGCACCAAGTCGATTGCAGGAGGCACTAACGGCACAGGCTCAAGCCAGACGGCAAAGTGCGCGTACTTCAATGGCGCAAGCTCGGCGACTTTCACCGGCCCGGCCTCCGATCCCGAAGCTCCACTGTTTGTGCTTCACCGCGTTGATGTGCAGTACACCATCACCCCCATCATTCCCGCGGAAGTTTTCGGACTGACAGTTTTGCCCAATCTGACTTTTCATCGTCAGGTTTCCATGCGGGCGATGGACTAA
- a CDS encoding TadE family protein, whose protein sequence is MTVRHNTKRRGAAQIEFVLSIMLIMFLIFWTWEMVMLVYTYSTLSNAAKEGVRYGIVHGSRNTICGADVNCAKEKVEAVVLDYAKMSFHDLSAISIDVSYDQDASGTELNVPPGRVTVDIAYTYVPYIKLPWSPPRIHASAHGRIVN, encoded by the coding sequence ATGACGGTACGTCATAACACAAAACGGAGAGGCGCAGCACAGATCGAGTTCGTTCTCTCGATCATGCTGATCATGTTCCTGATCTTCTGGACGTGGGAAATGGTGATGCTCGTTTACACCTACTCCACACTGTCCAACGCAGCGAAGGAAGGCGTTCGGTACGGCATCGTCCACGGTTCGCGGAATACCATCTGCGGTGCCGATGTCAACTGCGCCAAGGAAAAGGTCGAAGCCGTTGTTCTCGACTACGCAAAAATGTCGTTCCACGACTTATCCGCCATTTCCATCGACGTCAGTTATGACCAGGACGCCAGCGGCACCGAACTTAACGTCCCCCCAGGCCGCGTCACCGTGGACATTGCCTACACCTATGTCCCGTATATCAAGTTGCCCTGGAGCCCTCCGCGGATTCATGCCTCGGCCCACGGCAGAATTGTGAACTAA